The sequence below is a genomic window from Ipomoea triloba cultivar NCNSP0323 chromosome 10, ASM357664v1.
gtaattcggtggaattgcaattcaatgaataaaataggaattgaaattacactaTTTGGTatgtagaaataggagtacatggaattgaaaggtaagaagcgacaaaatgattaaaatgcccttatgttgtggtaaatgctgtagtagtagtagtagtagtaataataataataataataataataataataataataataataattctttcaaataataataataataataataataataataataattctttcaaatttattaaaaaaagaaaaaagaaaaaagaaaagacaaagggtatgggaggagggcaaaattgtctttacaccaagaaattgcccctcctctccaccgaattgcaattcatggggggtaccccatgaattgcaattcacatttggagggaatttcaattccctccaatcaaacactgtagtttgagaattcactgaattgcaattctcccaaactacatccaaccaaacaggccatgactgttctttatatatattggagttgaacgttataatgttatttttgcTTTAGGGATTTTTATCTGAATTTGGGATGGTAGCAATCAAAAGACTATCCAAGCAATCATCTCAAGGTCAAGAGGAGTTCATGAATGAGCTGAAACTAATTGCAAAGCTACAGCATACAAATCTTGTGAGTCTATTGGGCTGTTGCATCGAAGATGaagagaaaatattaatttacgAGTACTTGTCGAAGAGAAGCCTGGACAACTTTTTGTTTGGTACATTTGTTATCTTTTCTAAAACTTAAATTATGAGGTTTCATTTAATGGGGGACTTGAGTCACTTATTTAAATTCTCACTAACAAAATCTCTATGTTTTTCTCAGATacatttcaaaaagaaaatttagatTGGAGCACACGCTTTCAGATAATAGAAGGCATTGCTCAAGGAATTCTTTATCTTCACAAGTATTCCAGACTAAAAATCATTCACCGAGACTTAAAACCAAGCAATATTTTACTTGATGAAACAATGAAACCCAAAATATCAGATTTTGGAATGGCAAGAATTTTTGGAATTGATCAAACTCATGCAGAAACAAATCATGTAGTTGGAACATAGTAAGTGATGTAGCTTGATTAAGTTTTGATTCAATTGATGTCATAAGtacaaaatcaaatatatattggTCCCCAATTATTGCTTCTATAACTAATATTCCTTTCTTTCTTGTTTGAACAGTGGCTACATTCCACCTGAATATGTATTGCACGGgcaattttctgaaaaatctGATGTATTTAGTTATGGAGTGTTGCTGTTAGAAATTGTTAATGGTCGAAGAAATTCTACTTTTTTTCATACTCAACTTTCAGTCACCCTCATAGGATGGGTACGCATTCTAAGTAACTTCATGATTTGGATATATAAATTATAGCACAAGAAACATATATATCTTACAacttcatttaattttctttgaaTTAGGCATGGCTAAACTGGAAAAAAGGACAACTACTTGAATTTGTTGATCCAGCAATAAGGGAATCATACGACTTCCTCAAGATCGTAAGGTGTATTGAAGTGGGACTTTTATGTGTGCAAGCTATTCCAACAGATAGGCCAGCAATGCTTGATGTAGTTTGCATGTTGAGCAATGATCCTGAAACACCAATTCCAACAATTAAAGAGCCTGCATATGTTTCTAGCAATTCCATTGCCATTAGTTCTACTTCTTATCCAAAGTCAAGTGGTTCTAACTCCAAAAATGAGGTTACAATTAGTATTCTCGAGCCTCGATAATGGAGTTGACATTTCCTTTGACTTTAATATGAAATTTTCATCATATGGTTGTATTGAGATACGgagtatattgtttttataaataaaaacttgtttgaGTTTAGAGATGATAAGGGAACACGAATTatgtagaaatatatatatctaaatttaaataaaaaactaataagAATGAATGTaggttaatatttttatttaggtTCGTTttttcattacttttttttggTTACTCCGATCCTGTGCAGCATTTGTTGCAACAGATTGTTAAAGTTGTTCGAAAGTTTTCATGTTCTTACAAGATAGTCATCGGTGAGTAGAGTATATCTTCCTCAGGCAAGAAATCGATTTGTATTTCCCTCCCTCGAATATTATTTGCGTATATATAATCTTaatcttaattaattgttttttaataattaacactttaattttgtgatttagtCTCTAGGTTTTTGTTGAACATGGTGAAATGGCCTTCAGGATTTCATCAGCTATACTAGGGTCCTTCGTTTAAAAAATTACGAATTGGTATTATTATTCACATCCACCCCTCCGCTAGAGAGATGCGGAGCTTCTTCCAGGTGGAATGTGAATATTAATTACTGCCATCCACCTAACACTCATCACTTGATTACTGCCGTTGATTGCAATTTTCAATTCGCACCTGATTATGTTCGAATTCACTCATTGAAGggtatatataaaagaataaaaaaataaagaaaaactaCGAGGCTCCCTAGCGGCCCCCTCCCGAGCCGGTGACGATGAGGAAAGTTGTGCTCTTTAAGGTTTAAAATTATGCACCTACGACGTGGAAGtagtaattttcaatttttaatgttAGGCAATCAATAATTCATAGTTGTGCACCTTATGCTTTAAATtcatgcactttttttttttttcttaattcatGCACCTTAAAGAGCTGAGGAAAGTTTTGCTCCTTAAGGTTTAGAGTTATGCACCTACATTGCAGAAGTAGTACCCACGCTAGTATGTGTGCGtgtgagatatatatatatatatatatatatatatatatagatttttattcaaatgtggccgtgctcttaggtgtggccgtgcggtttacaccactcaatgttaagaaaggcaccactcaatgttacggaatacaccactcagtggtgtatttcttaaatatgaaatacaccactcaatgttaagaaaggcaccactcaatgttacggaatacaccactcagtggtgtatttcttaaatatgaaatacaccactcaatgttaagaaaggcaccactcaatgttacggaatacaccactcagtggtgtatttcttaaatatgaaatacaccactcaatgttaagaaaggcaccactcaatgttacggaatacaccactcagtggtgtatttcttaaatatgaaatacaccactcaatgttaagaaaggcaccactcaatgttacggaatacaccactcagtggtgtatttcttaaatatgaaatacaccactcaatgttaagaaaggcaccactcaatgttacggaatacaccactcagtggtgtatttcttaaatatgaaatacaccactcaatgttaagaaaggcaccactcaatgttacggaatacaccactcagtggtgtatttcttaaatatgaaatacaccactcaatgttaagaaaggcaccactcaatgttacggaatacaccactcagtggtgtatttcttaaatatgaaatacaccactcaatgttaagaaaggcaccactcaatgttacggaatacaccactcagtggtgtatttcttaaatatgaaatacaccactcaatgttaagaaaggcaccactcaatgttacggaatacaccactcagtggtgtatttcttaaatatgaaatacaccactcaatgttaagaaaggcaccactcaatgttacggaatacaccactcagtggtgtatttcttaaatatgaaatacaccactcaatgttaagaaaggcaccactcaatgttacggaatacaccactcagtggtgtatttcttaaatatgaaatacaccactcaatgttaagaaaggcaccactcaatgttacggaatacaccactcagtggtgtatttcttaaatatgaaatacaccactcaatgttattgagtggtgcatttcgtaacatagagtggtgcatttcttaacatagagtggtgtaaaccgcacggccacaccGAAGAGCATGGCcccatttgaataaaaatctatatatatatatatatccctaaTTTTAATAGACAACCCTAAAATTACGTTTAATTTACTTTTGACCATCCATAATGCATCGAACCCAAATTGTGGAATATTGGCTCAGTTCAATTCAAAGTCACTTGTCCCTCATCAACTTGGGTCCTTAGACGTTTGCGGAACGAAAGGGgtgaaaaaaattaagttttacaattttttaatggtAACATTCTATGGGGTTTCAAGATtactataacaaaaaataaaatcaaatttatcaGTGAAAATTTTGTAAGTAAATAAAGTTTGATTCAAATACTGGAATTAGAATcataattagaattaaatacTTAGTGATTGTAAtgagtttcaaaaaaaaaaaagttactttgttttataatatataagaacttttatcaatttatatttGCAAATAAAAGATCcactatataaaattttattcatactTTTTAGAATCATGCTAAAGACCATATAATTACCATTGCCTATTAGTTACTTGAcatatcatatttttttattagatatGTGGATTCCTTAGTAATTCAGAGTGAGATAAGCTAATTTTCCTATAatctatatatgaaaataaatagtttttcttttattcatgATTGGCTAAtagtaggggtgtaaatgagccgagcggttcgcgagcggctcgcgagccgttcggtcaaagctcggctcgagctcgagccgagctcgagtggctcgtttaataatcgagccgagctcgagctctaatgtcttaggttcgTGGCTCGttgagccgctcgcgagccatatatatatatatataatattatatatatatatatatatatatatataaataatattatatatatatatatatatattttttttttgatatatataatataatatatacatataaaattatagtttatttttaattgaaacatgaatttaaaatcaaacatgttaaatttgagctcaaaatcGAACTCGAACTCGAGTTCAACCCTGATCTCGAGCACGAACTCGAGCTCAggatcgagctcgagcttgaGTTCGAACAATCGAGCCgctcgagccgaactcgagctGCTCGGAAATtggcgagctcgagctcgagcattaATTCtcaagctcgatcgagctcgagctcgagctcgagcattaATTCtcaagctcgatcgagctcgagcttgaACTCGAGCCaagccttccttaacgagcttgagctcgagctcgagcattaATTCTCAAGCTCGAACgagcttgagctcgagctcgagcattaATTCtcaagctcgatcgagctcgagctcgagctcgagcattaATTCtcaagctcgatcgagctcgagcttgaACTCGAGCCaagccttccttaacgagcttgagctcgagctcgagcattaATTCTCAAGCTCGAACgagcttgagctcgagctcgagcattaATTCtcaagctcgatcgagctcgagcttgaACTCGAGCCaagccttccttaacgagcttgagctcgagccaccctatgctcgagctcggctcggctcatttacacccctagctAATAGACATCTTCCtactttttattttggtaaGTTTTAAAGAGTACTTTAATTTAAGTAAtgaaactataaattttatagaaacaatttatttttttggaacattattttaatatagcaagaattttttttaaagataaaaagtATTAAAGGGTTTGGTTCAAATATTGAAACCAGAATcgtaattggaataaaatatgtgTTAATTGTAATGGGTTTAAGTAGAAGAAGTCTCTCTCTTTGGTAGTAAATAAGAATtagaatcaaattaattaattaatataaaaataaatatatatacatataaatatatggaCAATgacctttttaatttttttaaaaatttattcttccttttatttcattgttgaaAACTCGGGGAGGAAAatgataattgattttagaATTATTAAAAGATTTGAATCCAATACTAAGATAGTAAAAGTAGGCAAAGAAATatgataataaatattaaatccGATAGTGAAGTACAAAAGTCCCCGACTAatgatcttcaaaaaaaaaaaaaaaaaatgtcccCGACTAAACACAACCTAAATTGGTAAGAAATTGAACCCTAAAACTTGAGGATCTCGATGCTTGAGCAGTGACACAAACTAAACGTGCTTAGAGTTGGCTATAACGTTAAAGATTTGGAAAATGATTATTtctccactttttttttaatccccTAGCCACCCCTTCTTAATGGTATTCACTTAAAGGccattaaagttttttttttttttaattgattagtCAAAGCATTTTTATTGGTAGAAAATATTCCTAATTCGAACAGTATAAAAATACAATGAAAATGAAGGGGTGTATAGCATAATTCTAGAGATTTTGTGTTAGCCTTAAAAAAGTATTCTTATTGGTTTATAAGACTGCTaatgtgtaaaaaaaaattctattggattataactatttattttaacttctaagtatatttatatgaaaatgacattaaaaaaagATTTATTCAAACCTTATTATTATGTGATAGCAACTTCCATGTGTCAAAATAGACTAATCATTAATAGACTAcactcatttatttatatttacacgtaaaaaagatattaaaattttctatagCATTGGTTGGCTGGATAATTCCagcaaaattaatcaaataattgacttcataattacaaatttttaagttAGTTTGACTCACCCTTCCGCAAAGCACACGTCTTTGTGTCTTCTATATTAATCTACTCTGTaataaaattaagtaattataaCAAGGTATCCATTCTTTCCCTgcaataataaaatttgtacactattaaggtgtgtttggtccATGTGTTTAGCTATCtgaaatgagaatcaaaattattgttatgtttTGGTTGAAGGTTTCTAGAACACTACTATGCTATTTGATTAGCCTTTAATTATAACTCTCGCCAcgtgtataaattttattggataaataaaaatgaaaactgTGGTTCActttgttatttaaaattttaaatcaattaaaaatgacTCTTCTGCAGGAAATACAACATGGAGTAAAAAGTGGGATTACAttagaagaagaacaagaagacgACAACACTAAAAGTCAAATCCTGATTGATTATCTCTACCATAGACGACTTGCATATGGGACGACCATCTTTCCTATCTAGTCTTTTCCCCGTTGCATGGAAGAGATAAACTGGGGGCGGTAATGGTGGTTAACGGCCGAGGGTGGCgatatatatatgggatgggTTCGTTGCGTTCCGAATGGGGTTTGCCCATCATCACTTGTTAATTCGATGGGATCGTATGTTTTATTAACCTTTCTGTGTTTTTTCTGTTGTAAAATTGGAGCGAGCAAAGACAGTTGTCTTAGACACGGACATCCGGTTACTCCAAACCGGACCTTAATCTCCGCCGGCGGGAACTTCGCGTTGGGATTCTTCCGCCCCGGAAACTCCTCTTCTTCCTTTCTCGGGATTTGGTACAATTCCATCAACAATACTGTGATCTGGGTAGCTAACAGAGAATCTCCTCTGCCTCCTCAAGATTCCCAAGCCCATTTCACAGTCGGGGACGATGGGAATTTGCGGCTTTTGGATGGcgaaaaaaatgttatatggtCCACCAATATCTCCGGCGGCGGCGGAAACTCCTCCGTCGCCCTACTGCTAGACACGGGAGAGCTTGTTGTGAAGCAGGGCGAGAGCATCGTTTGGGAAAGCTTCAACAATGGAGACAGCGATACATTAATGCCGGGGATGAGGCTAAAGGTAAACAAGAAAACTGGAAAACGGAACGTGATAAGATGTTGGAGCAGCAGTGATGATCCCCGGCCAGGGAAATTCTCCTGGGGAATGGATCCTAAAGGGTCTCCTCAGCTTTTGATTTGGAAAGAAGATGTTCCTTATTCTAGGAGCAATTTGTTCCAGGATGGGTTTACTTACAGTAGGTACTTGCCACAACTGGGATACTCTGCATATTACTCTTTTGCTACAAAAAATGATGAAGAATATTTCAGCTATGGATATGCTGACACCTCATTTCAACCAAGGGCCATCTTGACTCCGGGCGGCAATCTTCAATTACTGTTAAGGCAAAAAGGAATAAGAGATAATCAATGGCTGATACTGTGGCAGGTGCCATCCACCAAGTGTGATTTATACTCACACTGTGGTTCATTTGGGGTCTGTGAGCAAGATGGTTCACACTCGGTTTGCAGTTGCTTGAAAGGGTTTAGACCCAAATCTCTGAAAGATTGGGATAAGGGGAAGTATGATGCAGGGTGTGAGAGGAGCATAGCGTTGGGGTgtggagaaggagaagaagatgggTTCATGAGGTTGGCGTTGATGAAATGGCCTGACCATTCATCTTCACTGGGAAATATGACATTTAAGGAATGCCAATTGGAGTGTTCTAAGAACTGCTCCTGCACCGCTTTTGCGTATGCAAATATCACTCCTGACTCTGCTGTCAATTGTATAAACTGGTTTGGCGACTTGGTCGATTTGACGCATAACTATTCAGCTGGTCTTAACGATTTTGGCCAAGATCTCTATGTTCGAGTTCATGCATCTGAGCTAAGTAATACTCCATCTGTCCAATCTGTCtaattttatctgtcttactaaatattcattcgtcaaattaattatttatcttttttgtttattttcttgagTAGTTTTTCTTTCTACTTTTGAATTTCTTTGAGTGCAAATGGCGCAATTTTTAGTCTCAGGGACTGGAGCCTCCACAAAGATTGTGGAGGAGATAAATGACAATGACTCGGTAATCCTTTAAGTGGGAAGATCAAGACACCCTCACAAAAGGGTGAAACTCTCACACTACGGCAATCAAGATTAAATGATGGACCATTGGGTGCAAATTTTCACTTAGAAATCAATTGAGTTATACCCTTAAGGGctacttttgaattttttttttcttattggtGACGAGAAAAATCCGCAGTCTGAGAGCGTGTACTAGGTACCCTTAAGGAAGTAAACTAGTTTAGTTTACTCATAACTGACCtcctcaaatcaagaaggccatTAGGCTAAATCCCTCGTCCCGACCCCCCTACAAGGATTGTTAATGAGTTAAATCACAGTAACTCAGTAACCCTTTAAATGGAAGACCAGTGTCTTGTGTCCACAAAGAGTCACCCTCACCCTCAAAAGAGGGTGATTCTCTGCACTATGGTTGTACTGTCAATATTCGGTCATGCGTCTTTAGGCGCAATCTTTCACCCCGGAACCAACTGAGTTACACAGATCATTACTTTGAATTTCTTAACTCTTAATATGGTTGTTGTGGCATTCCACATTCACATGGATGATTTAGAAATGTGTTAATGCAGATGGAAGCGGTGGAAATGGGCATTCAGCTCAAAATAACAAAGGTGTTGTTGCAATAACAATTGCTTCAGTGTCTGCATTCTTTCTTATTACTGGTTTGGTGTACTTTACAAGGAAAGGTATACACATTTTTCCTATCAATTATGTACCTAGTGAGCATATGTTCAATTCCTAATTTCTGCGTAAACATAGGCTGCGTATGTAAAAAGTCCACAATGCTGTCATCAACTGCACCCCCTGTTGCAAAGGATGATATAGAGTTGTTACAGCTCAGCTTGCAGAGTATAATTGATGCTACAAACGACTTTGATGATTTAAACAAACTCGGAGAGGGTGGTTTTGGTCCTGTTTATAAGGTAATCATTTCATGATAAATGTTTTACATATACCGTTATATACAATGATTGTTCTTTATATTGGAGTTGAaggttataatattatttttgcttTAGGGGTTTTTATCCGAATTTGGGATGGTAGCAATCAAAAGACTATCCAAACAA
It includes:
- the LOC116032259 gene encoding receptor-like serine/threonine-protein kinase SD1-8 codes for the protein MGSYVLLTFLCFFCCKIGASKDSCLRHGHPVTPNRTLISAGGNFALGFFRPGNSSSSFLGIWYNSINNTVIWVANRESPLPPQDSQAHFTVGDDGNLRLLDGEKNVIWSTNISGGGGNSSVALLLDTGELVVKQGESIVWESFNNGDSDTLMPGMRLKVNKKTGKRNVIRCWSSSDDPRPGKFSWGMDPKGSPQLLIWKEDVPYSRSNLFQDGFTYSRYLPQLGYSAYYSFATKNDEEYFSYGYADTSFQPRAILTPGGNLQLLLRQKGIRDNQWLILWQVPSTKCDLYSHCGSFGVCEQDGSHSVCSCLKGFRPKSLKDWDKGKYDAGCERSIALGCGEGEEDGFMRLALMKWPDHSSSLGNMTFKECQLECSKNCSCTAFAYANITPDSAVNCINWFGDLVDLTHNYSAGLNDFGQDLYVRVHASELSNTPSVQSV